The Bacteroidota bacterium genome contains a region encoding:
- a CDS encoding DUF721 domain-containing protein, producing MAASNEQSLKEVINELLASYCLDGKLHEVRLINSWESLMGISVAKQTSRIYINKKTLFVELNSAALRNELSYAKAKLVDLLNKEAKHNVITDIVFL from the coding sequence ATGGCCGCAAGTAACGAACAATCGCTTAAAGAAGTCATCAACGAATTGTTGGCTTCCTACTGTTTAGATGGAAAGTTGCATGAAGTGCGTCTCATTAATTCATGGGAATCACTCATGGGAATATCAGTAGCTAAACAAACTTCACGCATCTACATAAATAAAAAAACGCTTTTTGTGGAATTGAACTCTGCCGCATTGCGCAATGAACTTTCGTATGCCAAAGCCAAGCTGGTTGATTTGCTCAATAAAGAAGCGAAACATAATGTGATAACCGATATTGTTTTTTTATAA
- the recF gene encoding DNA replication and repair protein RecF (All proteins in this family for which functions are known are DNA-binding proteins that assist the filamentation of RecA onto DNA for the initiation of recombination or recombinational repair.) — translation MYLSKLSLLGFKNYAEADFVFSKHINCFVGNNGEGKTNLLDAIHYLAFCKSFFNANDSQNIYHTNPFFVIQGDFLIGEDVREDIYCGFKRNEKKQFKKNKKEYNRLADHIGTIPLVMVSPADSELITEGSESRRKFMDSAIAQFDKSYLENLLAYNKVLAHRNAVLKSFAENRMYDKETISIWDEQLVKLGLMIHAERKLFISKFIPIFNRYYQLISGGKEEVGLEYASQLNDGEFAELLESAVKKDLHLQYSSVGIHKDDLIFKINGFAVKKFGSQGQQKSFLIALKLAQFDFLKSIKQKTPIILLDDIYDKLDESRVQQLMQLVSSEGFGQIFITDTHQDRIALIFKKIKTEFKLFKIKNGNKEA, via the coding sequence ATGTACCTGAGTAAATTGTCGTTGTTGGGTTTTAAGAATTATGCTGAAGCGGATTTTGTGTTCAGTAAGCACATCAATTGTTTTGTTGGCAATAATGGTGAAGGCAAAACTAATTTACTCGATGCCATCCATTACCTCGCATTTTGTAAAAGCTTTTTCAATGCCAACGACAGCCAAAATATTTACCATACCAATCCTTTCTTCGTGATTCAAGGCGATTTTTTAATTGGGGAGGATGTTAGAGAGGACATTTATTGTGGGTTCAAGCGCAACGAGAAAAAACAATTCAAAAAAAATAAAAAGGAATACAATCGTTTAGCCGATCATATTGGCACCATTCCATTGGTAATGGTTTCGCCCGCCGATTCTGAATTAATTACCGAAGGAAGTGAAAGCCGTCGTAAGTTTATGGATAGTGCCATTGCTCAATTTGATAAATCCTATCTTGAAAATTTATTGGCCTACAATAAAGTGCTGGCTCACCGCAATGCAGTATTGAAAAGCTTTGCGGAGAATCGCATGTATGATAAGGAAACCATTTCCATTTGGGACGAACAATTGGTTAAATTAGGACTTATGATTCATGCGGAACGCAAACTTTTCATAAGTAAATTCATTCCTATTTTCAATCGTTATTATCAATTGATTTCTGGTGGGAAGGAAGAAGTTGGGTTGGAATATGCATCCCAATTAAATGATGGTGAATTTGCTGAACTTCTAGAATCGGCTGTTAAGAAGGATTTGCACTTGCAATATTCTTCAGTAGGAATTCATAAGGACGATTTAATTTTTAAAATCAATGGATTTGCCGTTAAAAAATTTGGTTCTCAAGGTCAACAAAAATCATTTCTCATTGCTTTAAAACTGGCACAGTTCGATTTTTTAAAAAGCATTAAACAAAAAACGCCCATCATTTTATTGGATGATATTTACGATAAGCTCGACGAAAGCCGCGTACAGCAGCTGATGCAGCTCGTGAGCTCTGAAGGATTTGGGCAAATATTTATTACCGACACTCATCAAGACCGCATTGCACTCATCTTCAAGAAAATTAAAACGGAGTTTAAATTGTTTAAAATCAAAAATGGAAACAAGGAAGCATAA
- a CDS encoding fibronectin type III domain-containing protein has translation MKSKFFTLVLLFILAIAGDSSIAQNTNCPIPSGPVTTVVSTTSATVSWTAQTANGYYRVQYRALSLSSGTWTQMYAQTNSYTISGLLCGTAYEWQVQAICATIGGVANTSAFTTSLVFTTLPCNTTCLPPTGLNTSAIATNSAVANWTAQSGIGVYRIQYRPVTNVITAWTQITVQGTSYTMANLICGVAYEWQVQTLCSTAGTGGTSAYSSSTVFTTLTCPTTCPVPAGLTVSSITSTGATLSWTSASPAPAYYLIQYRPLNTVGWTSVTVQANQSYTLTGLSCNTAYEWKLQSICANSGTAGGSSAFSTPLSFTTSACPTPTCAVPTGLNSSAVSSTSVNLAWTAASGAIYYKIQYRPLNPANANWTQVYVTANSSYILSSLVCGTSYEWQVQSICSSASNGGSSAFSTSATFSTLACTSTCAVPSGMTTGNITSSSAVASWTAVAGVSIYNLQYRLVTNAITNWTQATVQGTTFSLANLMCGALYEWQVASVCTNTLNGTSVISSFSPSTTFTTLACATTCPVPSGLASGNITASSAYVGWAAVSGVYAYRIQYRAILPNVPPTNPWTQISLQSNTTTLINLLCNTNYEWQVQSICTTATNGTSAFSSSSFFTTSACANLCAVPLNLMATNIAPQSCLVKWTSPTPVFGFSIRYRKINTGAWTVVSSNTYSKQLFGLQAQSYYEWQVQSICTTPGGTTAGSVSAWSPSSYFHTHFVIVVGPNPADRLLKVEMELNDTDETAHIQLRNILGAVVFSTEKTLYDGKNELEIATANFTEGLYFLSVSGVSGKQVSKVYVRH, from the coding sequence ATGAAATCAAAATTTTTTACCCTTGTCTTACTTTTTATTTTAGCCATTGCTGGTGATAGCAGTATCGCTCAAAATACAAATTGCCCAATTCCTTCAGGGCCTGTAACAACTGTGGTGAGCACAACAAGTGCTACCGTTTCGTGGACGGCTCAAACCGCAAACGGATATTATAGAGTTCAATATCGCGCGCTTTCCTTGAGTTCCGGGACCTGGACGCAGATGTATGCGCAAACAAATTCTTATACCATTAGTGGATTATTATGCGGAACTGCCTATGAATGGCAAGTTCAAGCAATTTGTGCCACTATTGGCGGAGTAGCCAATACCAGTGCTTTTACAACCAGTCTTGTTTTTACAACACTTCCCTGCAACACTACTTGCCTTCCGCCTACAGGCTTAAACACAAGCGCGATTGCAACAAATAGCGCTGTTGCGAATTGGACAGCACAATCCGGCATTGGAGTTTACCGCATTCAATACCGACCGGTTACGAATGTAATTACTGCATGGACCCAAATTACTGTGCAAGGTACAAGCTATACCATGGCAAATTTAATTTGTGGAGTAGCCTACGAGTGGCAAGTACAAACCCTATGCAGCACAGCCGGCACTGGAGGAACTAGCGCTTATTCATCAAGCACTGTGTTTACAACCTTAACTTGCCCCACCACTTGTCCTGTTCCTGCCGGTTTAACTGTTAGTTCAATTACAAGCACTGGTGCAACATTAAGTTGGACAAGCGCTTCGCCTGCACCGGCTTATTATCTGATACAATACCGCCCTTTGAATACTGTAGGTTGGACTTCCGTCACCGTTCAAGCAAATCAATCTTATACCTTAACCGGATTAAGTTGCAATACTGCTTATGAATGGAAGCTTCAATCCATTTGCGCTAATTCGGGAACAGCTGGTGGATCGAGTGCTTTTTCAACACCTTTATCTTTCACTACTTCAGCTTGCCCAACTCCAACCTGCGCAGTTCCAACAGGGCTTAACAGCAGCGCGGTTTCCTCAACAAGTGTTAATTTAGCTTGGACAGCAGCAAGTGGTGCTATTTACTACAAAATACAATATAGACCGTTAAATCCTGCCAATGCGAATTGGACACAAGTTTATGTAACAGCCAACTCATCTTATATATTGAGCTCATTGGTTTGTGGAACGAGCTATGAATGGCAAGTACAATCTATTTGTTCTTCTGCAAGCAATGGTGGTTCGAGTGCATTTTCTACCTCCGCAACATTTTCGACTCTTGCTTGCACATCAACCTGTGCGGTGCCTAGCGGAATGACAACCGGAAATATTACTTCCTCATCGGCTGTTGCTTCTTGGACGGCAGTTGCGGGAGTGAGTATTTACAATTTGCAATATCGTTTAGTAACGAATGCAATTACCAATTGGACACAAGCTACTGTGCAGGGAACAACCTTTAGTTTAGCCAATTTAATGTGTGGAGCGCTTTATGAATGGCAGGTTGCTTCAGTTTGCACAAATACATTAAATGGGACATCGGTAATCAGCAGCTTTTCGCCAAGCACAACATTTACAACTTTGGCTTGTGCTACTACATGCCCGGTTCCTAGCGGATTAGCTTCTGGAAACATTACAGCATCGAGTGCGTATGTTGGATGGGCAGCTGTATCTGGAGTTTATGCATATCGCATTCAATATCGCGCCATATTGCCTAATGTACCTCCAACCAATCCCTGGACACAAATCAGTTTGCAATCAAACACCACTACTTTAATTAATTTGCTCTGCAACACTAATTATGAATGGCAAGTACAATCCATTTGTACTACGGCAACAAATGGTACAAGTGCATTTTCATCTAGTTCATTCTTTACCACTTCTGCCTGCGCTAATTTATGCGCTGTGCCGCTTAATTTAATGGCAACAAACATTGCACCTCAAAGCTGTTTGGTTAAATGGACAAGCCCAACACCAGTGTTCGGATTTAGCATACGATATCGAAAAATAAATACTGGTGCTTGGACAGTTGTTAGTTCAAATACTTACTCCAAACAATTATTCGGACTACAGGCTCAATCTTATTATGAATGGCAAGTACAAAGTATTTGCACAACACCAGGAGGAACTACTGCCGGTTCAGTTAGTGCTTGGTCTCCCTCGTCTTATTTCCATACCCACTTTGTAATAGTAGTGGGTCCTAATCCGGCCGATAGGTTGTTAAAAGTGGAGATGGAGTTGAATGATACAGATGAGACAGCCCACATCCAATTGCGCAACATATTGGGTGCAGTTGTTTTTAGTACAGAAAAAACTTTGTATGACGGAAAAAATGAATTAGAAATTGCGACTGCTAATTTCACCGAAGGGCTTTACTTTTTAAGTGTGAGCGGCGTTTCAGGAAAACAGGTTTCAAAAGTATACGTGCGACATTAA
- a CDS encoding AI-2E family transporter codes for MRFPFSLRLAGILLCFVLSTIILVYTKDFLLPIIISALLSFLLYPLCRRLEKIKIPRIAAIMISMLIVLLLLVMVLIFISSQVSTLVREMSGMNQKLEFKLNMLHEYIVTHFPISNDTLDQWIENGKVKIIGNLGEMLGGTVSTTTEIMSYFGLVPVYVFCFLLYKKSFKDFAFSLIDGEKHREITHLLGSIQKLSQNYLIGLFSVILIIGILNSLGLWIIGINNALFFGFFAALLTIIPYIGIFIGSLLPIAYALLTKDSLGAAAGVVVVFSIVQILESNYITPRVVGSRVSINPFAAIVALLVGAEIWGAAGMILSIPITAILKLIFDARESTKAIGYFLGSELTDEKDNPAKTLGRD; via the coding sequence ATGCGATTTCCTTTTTCACTAAGGCTTGCGGGGATTCTTCTCTGCTTTGTGCTTTCCACAATCATTTTAGTTTATACCAAGGATTTTTTATTGCCCATTATCATTTCTGCGCTGCTTTCCTTTTTACTCTATCCACTTTGCAGGAGGTTAGAAAAAATAAAAATTCCGCGGATTGCGGCAATCATGATATCGATGCTGATAGTGCTGCTTTTATTGGTGATGGTACTCATCTTTATCTCCTCACAAGTTTCAACTTTAGTGAGAGAAATGTCGGGGATGAATCAAAAATTGGAGTTTAAACTCAACATGTTGCATGAATACATTGTAACTCATTTCCCTATTTCAAATGATACACTGGACCAATGGATTGAAAATGGAAAAGTAAAAATTATTGGCAATTTGGGTGAAATGCTTGGCGGAACTGTTTCTACCACCACTGAAATCATGAGTTATTTTGGACTAGTACCGGTTTATGTTTTTTGCTTTTTATTGTATAAAAAATCGTTTAAGGATTTTGCATTTTCATTGATTGATGGAGAGAAACATAGAGAAATTACACATCTACTCGGTAGCATTCAAAAACTGAGTCAGAATTATTTAATTGGTTTGTTTTCAGTAATCCTAATAATAGGAATATTGAATTCATTGGGCTTATGGATTATTGGAATAAACAATGCGCTATTTTTCGGGTTCTTTGCAGCTTTACTCACCATCATTCCTTACATTGGAATTTTTATTGGTTCACTCTTGCCAATCGCTTACGCTTTGCTCACAAAAGACTCGTTGGGAGCTGCCGCCGGAGTGGTTGTTGTTTTTTCGATTGTGCAAATTTTAGAATCAAATTATATCACACCCAGAGTGGTTGGTTCACGCGTGAGCATAAATCCATTTGCTGCCATAGTAGCTTTATTGGTGGGTGCCGAAATTTGGGGAGCAGCCGGAATGATACTCTCCATCCCGATAACGGCCATCTTAAAATTAATTTTTGATGCTCGCGAATCCACCAAAGCAATTGGATATTTTTTAGGAAGTGAATTAACGGATGAAAAAGACAATCCGGCTAAGACTTTGGGAAGAGATTAA
- a CDS encoding tetratricopeptide repeat protein, translating into MLTTNVLEEMFENADFLIKENKIADAINVLHDVLAEAPDFGKAHNHLGWIYETKHKDLPKAEEHYRLAIKFKPDYAAVYYNYAILLSTIRKYDELESLLKKAEACPGINRATLANEYAIMYESMGKYDEAIAAYKNYIVNLFDEKMIDSAAASIQRCKKKRDLLNSL; encoded by the coding sequence ATGCTTACAACTAATGTCTTAGAGGAAATGTTCGAAAATGCTGACTTCCTCATTAAAGAAAATAAAATTGCCGATGCTATCAATGTATTGCACGATGTTTTAGCAGAAGCCCCTGATTTTGGAAAGGCACACAATCATTTAGGTTGGATTTATGAAACCAAACACAAAGATTTGCCGAAAGCAGAAGAGCATTATCGTTTGGCTATTAAATTTAAACCGGATTACGCAGCCGTATATTACAATTATGCAATTTTGCTGAGCACAATAAGGAAATACGATGAGCTGGAAAGCCTATTAAAAAAGGCGGAAGCCTGTCCCGGCATTAATCGCGCCACCCTTGCAAATGAATATGCTATTATGTATGAATCAATGGGGAAGTATGATGAAGCAATTGCAGCTTACAAAAATTACATCGTCAATTTATTTGATGAAAAAATGATTGATAGTGCTGCGGCAAGTATTCAACGTTGTAAGAAAAAACGTGATTTATTAAATAGTTTATAG
- a CDS encoding tetratricopeptide repeat protein — MKLGQIWLMFSLGCCLFLKASASVSNPNPDSLVRVANSMTTDTAKVIQYFKFAALYAHSPGVEKVFEDSALAISKRINYTNGLFRAYRNLSGYYWRIEEYSKAIEYNSYRKALAIEMKDSIQLASSYNTEGLSYSSLGEYDKALDAFNAGINVYKHLGNEKLAVFLLGNVAAVYLSLKNYEKAESLLRQCLASDHKFKNTYSIGNDCQLMGDVFLESERPDSAFIYYTKSLSLSDSSEFFVKAGSLKGLGKIYFRKGDYANALQCFTAAIEAGKGGRAKSVLRDVYLQLSYLYEKMNMPQKALEAHRLYFSWNDSTNILVKRNQLAYSEMIKQNALKDF; from the coding sequence ATGAAATTGGGCCAAATTTGGTTAATGTTTTCTTTGGGATGTTGCCTTTTTTTGAAGGCAAGTGCCTCCGTTTCCAATCCCAATCCTGACTCTTTAGTACGCGTTGCAAATTCGATGACTACTGATACTGCAAAGGTTATACAGTACTTTAAGTTTGCGGCCTTATATGCACATTCTCCTGGCGTGGAAAAAGTATTTGAAGATTCTGCACTTGCCATTTCAAAAAGAATCAACTACACCAATGGGTTATTTCGTGCGTATCGTAATTTAAGCGGATATTATTGGCGGATTGAAGAGTATAGTAAGGCAATAGAATATAATTCATATCGTAAGGCACTTGCGATTGAAATGAAAGATAGCATTCAGTTGGCCAGTTCATACAATACAGAAGGGCTTTCCTACTCCTCCCTTGGTGAGTATGATAAGGCATTGGATGCTTTTAATGCCGGCATAAACGTGTATAAGCACTTGGGTAATGAAAAATTAGCAGTGTTTTTGCTCGGCAATGTGGCGGCTGTTTATTTATCCTTAAAAAATTATGAAAAAGCTGAATCACTCTTGCGGCAATGCTTGGCTTCTGATCATAAATTCAAAAATACATACTCTATCGGTAACGATTGCCAACTCATGGGAGATGTTTTTTTGGAAAGTGAAAGGCCTGATTCAGCGTTTATTTACTATACCAAAAGTTTATCCCTTAGCGATTCTTCGGAGTTTTTTGTGAAGGCAGGTTCCTTAAAGGGATTGGGGAAAATTTATTTCAGAAAGGGTGATTATGCCAATGCCTTGCAATGTTTTACAGCTGCAATTGAAGCAGGAAAAGGAGGAAGGGCAAAATCTGTATTAAGAGATGTTTATTTGCAACTAAGCTATTTGTACGAAAAAATGAACATGCCGCAAAAGGCGCTGGAGGCGCATCGTTTGTATTTTTCTTGGAACGATAGTACCAACATTTTAGTAAAGCGAAATCAATTGGCCTATTCCGAAATGATAAAGCAAAACGCATTAAAAGATTTTTAA
- a CDS encoding YdcF family protein, producing MMKNFLIIIPVLFLLSSCVFFNNNSTKLYRKAIQKTPFDAGIVPGVPWVESGWDSAMKGRVIWAVHLYKRGVVKNLIFSGGSVYSPFYEGKIMCLYAQKMGVPKENCFAEIEAEHSVENVYYGHKMADSLGFKKVALITDPFQATLLKSLLRKFKPHVIRIPFIVDTLRTVNKISVAIDGSSARNPNYTVPLWDRVSKWERLQGTRGKKVKKLMRQDRRATKFN from the coding sequence ATGATGAAGAATTTTTTAATTATAATCCCTGTGCTATTTCTCTTAAGCTCTTGTGTTTTTTTTAATAACAATTCCACAAAACTTTACCGAAAAGCAATTCAAAAGACGCCTTTTGATGCTGGAATTGTACCCGGAGTTCCTTGGGTGGAAAGTGGCTGGGATTCGGCGATGAAAGGAAGAGTAATATGGGCGGTGCACTTATACAAAAGAGGTGTAGTGAAGAACCTGATTTTTTCGGGAGGCTCCGTTTATTCTCCATTTTATGAAGGAAAAATTATGTGTTTATATGCACAAAAAATGGGTGTTCCAAAAGAGAATTGCTTTGCCGAAATTGAAGCAGAGCACAGTGTAGAAAATGTTTACTACGGGCACAAGATGGCGGATAGTTTAGGTTTTAAAAAGGTGGCATTAATAACTGATCCCTTTCAAGCAACCTTATTAAAAAGCCTATTGCGTAAATTTAAACCGCATGTAATTCGAATTCCATTCATTGTGGATACGCTGAGAACAGTTAATAAGATTAGTGTTGCTATTGATGGTTCATCAGCTCGAAACCCTAATTATACGGTGCCACTGTGGGATAGGGTAAGCAAATGGGAGCGCTTGCAAGGAACACGAGGCAAGAAAGTAAAAAAATTAATGCGACAAGATAGAAGAGCAACCAAGTTTAACTAA
- a CDS encoding NAD(P)/FAD-dependent oxidoreductase — protein sequence MYKKYTPDYNFQNFDAIVIGSGLGGLTTAALLAGEGKKVLVLERHYVPGGFTHAFKRKGFKWDVGVHYVGQVQSHKASLRKAFDFITGGKLQWAEMGSIYDKAIIAGKEYEFVAGKANQIQKLISYFPKEEIAIRAYFDCIEKFSKGTGMFFGEKAMPPFLSKWLGRFLRKKFNSYSDKTTYDFLRELTSNEELIAVLCAQCGDYGLPPKKSSFAIHAMIAEHYLEGGNYPIGGASEIYRNIIEVIRKQGGEVLIRADVKEIILENKVAVGVEMEDGEKIYASKIISNAGARNTFDKLIPKLELRTKAIKSDLLNVKPSVSHLCLYVGLNKSDAELNLPKWNYWVYKSYDFDADFDRHMNNSSEEPPLFYISFPSAKDPNWAENNANTATVQIIVACSYEWTKKWEETKWMKRGDEYLNFKEAFKTIMLEKLYQIVPQVKGNVELCELSTPLSTKHFCNYTHGEIYGLEHTPARFRLNWLRPQTPIKNLFLTGQDTLTVGVGGALFSGVITASTILKKNFMSRIDNYKTAEIPSA from the coding sequence ATGTACAAAAAATACACTCCCGATTATAATTTCCAAAATTTTGATGCCATTGTCATTGGTTCAGGATTGGGTGGCCTAACAACCGCTGCATTGCTGGCCGGTGAAGGGAAAAAAGTGCTTGTTTTAGAGCGCCATTATGTTCCGGGTGGTTTTACACATGCGTTTAAACGTAAAGGGTTTAAATGGGATGTAGGTGTGCATTATGTGGGGCAAGTTCAAAGTCATAAGGCAAGTTTGCGCAAAGCTTTTGATTTTATAACCGGAGGCAAACTTCAATGGGCAGAAATGGGCAGTATTTATGACAAAGCAATAATTGCCGGAAAGGAATATGAGTTTGTTGCCGGCAAAGCCAATCAGATTCAAAAATTAATATCCTATTTTCCTAAAGAAGAAATTGCCATACGTGCTTATTTCGATTGCATTGAAAAATTTTCCAAGGGCACCGGAATGTTTTTCGGAGAAAAGGCAATGCCACCTTTCCTGAGTAAATGGCTGGGTCGTTTTTTGCGCAAAAAATTCAATTCTTATTCCGATAAAACTACCTATGATTTTTTGAGGGAACTTACTTCAAATGAGGAGTTGATTGCAGTGCTGTGTGCCCAGTGTGGTGACTATGGTTTGCCTCCAAAGAAAAGCAGTTTTGCAATACATGCCATGATTGCAGAACACTATTTGGAAGGTGGAAATTATCCAATAGGTGGCGCTTCCGAAATTTATAGAAATATTATTGAAGTCATTCGCAAACAAGGCGGGGAAGTATTGATTCGTGCCGATGTGAAAGAGATAATATTGGAAAATAAAGTTGCGGTTGGTGTTGAAATGGAAGACGGCGAAAAAATTTATGCGAGTAAGATAATCAGCAATGCAGGTGCTCGCAATACCTTTGATAAATTAATTCCGAAATTGGAATTGCGCACGAAGGCAATTAAATCCGACTTGCTTAATGTAAAGCCCAGTGTTTCTCACTTATGTTTGTATGTGGGCTTAAATAAGTCGGATGCTGAACTAAATCTTCCTAAATGGAATTATTGGGTGTATAAAAGTTATGATTTTGATGCCGATTTTGACCGGCACATGAATAACAGTTCAGAGGAGCCACCTCTTTTTTACATTTCATTTCCTTCCGCCAAGGACCCAAATTGGGCCGAAAACAATGCTAACACAGCAACTGTTCAAATTATTGTGGCCTGTTCGTATGAGTGGACAAAGAAATGGGAAGAAACAAAATGGATGAAAAGAGGGGATGAATATTTGAATTTTAAAGAAGCTTTTAAAACCATAATGCTCGAAAAATTATATCAAATTGTTCCTCAAGTAAAAGGCAATGTTGAACTGTGCGAACTCTCCACGCCATTGTCGACAAAGCATTTTTGCAATTATACGCATGGCGAAATTTATGGTTTGGAGCATACACCGGCTCGATTTCGATTAAATTGGTTGCGGCCTCAAACCCCTATTAAAAATTTATTTTTAACCGGCCAGGATACATTAACAGTAGGCGTGGGTGGAGCTCTTTTTTCGGGCGTTATTACGGCCTCCACCATCCTCAAGAAAAATTTCATGAGCCGTATTGATAATTATAAAACAGCCGAAATTCCTAGCGCATAA
- a CDS encoding tryptophan 7-halogenase: protein MNTEKVDVLVIGAGPAGCIAASMIHKQGFKVKVVEKEKFPRFVIGESLLPRVMDHLDEAGLLERVKKAGFQEKFGAKFVRGKEVCDFNFADQFTKGWNWTWQVPRAQFDLLLSEGIAEMGVEVEHQTGVTKIEFRGTDSTTTVVDKSGTEKQIEARFIVDASGYGRVIPRMFGLDKPSNFEPRKTHFVHFKDLKRPEGIDGNRITVVVHQQRTWIWIIPFSNGITSVGFVADPEFYNEFSENFSERMRGIVATNEHTAERFKDAEMVFEPRTIEGYSISTKQLFGDGFVLCGNATEFLDPVFSSGVTFAMESGNKAGKLVGAFLKGEKVNWQKDYTDYMMQGIDTFRTYVSAWYNGDLHDIFFVGAASNPEIKKQICSVLAGYVWDLENPFVKKHERAVKSLAQVIRMGAEAN, encoded by the coding sequence TCCTGCCGGATGTATTGCTGCCAGCATGATTCATAAGCAAGGCTTTAAAGTAAAAGTAGTGGAAAAGGAAAAATTTCCGCGTTTCGTGATTGGAGAAAGTTTATTGCCACGTGTAATGGATCACTTAGACGAGGCCGGTTTATTGGAACGCGTTAAAAAGGCCGGTTTTCAAGAAAAATTCGGTGCTAAATTCGTGCGGGGCAAGGAGGTTTGCGATTTCAATTTTGCCGACCAGTTTACAAAAGGTTGGAATTGGACCTGGCAAGTGCCGCGTGCACAGTTTGATTTGTTGCTTTCGGAAGGAATTGCCGAAATGGGCGTGGAGGTAGAACACCAAACCGGAGTAACTAAAATTGAATTTAGAGGAACAGATTCAACCACCACAGTGGTTGACAAAAGCGGAACTGAGAAGCAGATTGAGGCGCGCTTTATAGTGGATGCAAGTGGCTATGGCCGTGTAATTCCGCGTATGTTTGGATTGGATAAGCCATCTAATTTTGAACCGCGTAAAACACATTTTGTACATTTCAAGGACTTAAAACGTCCCGAAGGAATTGATGGAAACCGCATAACAGTAGTGGTGCACCAACAGCGTACCTGGATATGGATTATTCCGTTTAGCAATGGAATTACTTCTGTTGGATTTGTAGCAGATCCTGAGTTTTACAATGAATTTTCTGAAAATTTTAGTGAGCGCATGCGCGGAATTGTTGCCACAAATGAACATACAGCCGAGCGATTTAAAGATGCAGAAATGGTATTTGAACCGCGCACCATCGAAGGATATTCGATAAGTACTAAACAACTATTTGGGGATGGATTTGTGCTATGCGGAAATGCGACCGAATTTTTGGATCCAGTATTTTCAAGCGGCGTTACCTTTGCTATGGAAAGCGGAAATAAAGCCGGTAAGTTAGTTGGGGCTTTCCTTAAAGGAGAAAAAGTAAATTGGCAAAAAGACTATACTGATTACATGATGCAAGGAATTGATACCTTTAGAACCTATGTATCCGCTTGGTACAATGGGGATTTACACGATATTTTCTTTGTAGGAGCAGCCTCAAATCCCGAGATTAAAAAGCAAATTTGCTCTGTTTTAGCCGGGTATGTGTGGGATTTAGAAAACCCATTTGTGAAAAAGCATGAACGCGCGGTGAAGTCGCTTGCACAAGTAATTCGTATGGGAGCGGAAGCAAATTAA